The sequence below is a genomic window from Ctenopharyngodon idella isolate HZGC_01 chromosome 11, HZGC01, whole genome shotgun sequence.
CTAGTGGCATTCCCACAAAATTTGTTAATGATCATCATGTCTCATCTCAAGCCAAAACTCAACTCGTCTTGCTTGAAAGTGAGCTGAAACTTGACAAACAAGTGAATTCTGTTGTTAGATCTTGTTTTTTTCATCTCTGTCTTCTTTCCAAAATAaaaccttttctttcttttcaagaTTTTGAAAGAgtaattcatgtttttatatCATCACGTTTAGACTACTGTAACTCACTGTACTGTGGAATAAACATTACTTCCTTGGCCCGTCTCCAGTTGGTCCAAAATGTGTCAGCAAAATTTTTATTGGGCCTCCGTAAATACACTCACATTACACCTGTGTTAGCATCATCGCATTGGCTGCCTGTGCGGTTTAGAGTGGAGTTTAAACcctagtttttgtttttaagtccCTAAATAACTTAGCCCCCTCATATTGGTCTGAACTTCTATCTTTACATAACTCTTCTTGAGCTCTTCGATCCAGTAGTCTTGGATTGCTCGCTGTTCCCAGATCAGACTAAAACAAAGAGGAGAACATGCCTTTGCTGTTGCGGGGCATAAACTTTGGAACAGGTTACCAGTTCACATTAGATTTGCTCCTACATTACAGATTTTTAAATCTTTGTTTAAAACGTATTATTTTTCCATTGCTTTTAATGTGCcttgatgttttatttttgtattctgACTTCTGTAGgtgttttgattttcttttgatattttgttggttAAATTATCTCTGATTTTATCTGtgacattattatttaattgttctGCTTGTATTTATCTTATCCGATGTTGTAAAGCACATTGgtcagctgctgctgctgttttaatggtgctatataaataaattaaacttgaAACTTGGACTgattttacatgtgctttattATGCAATCAGGCAGAGGGGCTCCTTCAGTGTCTACATCAGACTCAGGAACTCGTttccttctcagggaaccactGTTACAATTGTTCGTCTATTTTACTCACCCCGATTGATGTTACAAAACAAGCTTTCTTTATTCTTGggaacataaaataatacattttgagaaatattttgtgttgtttgtttgtttatctagCCCATACATAGGaagtaaattaaaagaaaaacttttgtcACTAAAAAAagttggttaccaacattcttcaatatcttcttttgtgttccacagaggaGAATAAGTCATACAGccttggaacgacatgagggtgagtaaacaatgacagagttttcatttttgggtgaatatttaaattaaattttaaattattgctTCAACGTAAGGAGTATTTTGCAAACATGTTAAGATGTGAATAACTGTACATTTGAGTGAAATGTTGGGCTTTACATTGAACTAATCTTTATGCATGCTCTGCTTTTCTATCCTTGTTATTATGCAACTTCAGAAGAACTACAGAATTtaagaagacttggaatatagtgcacaagacATATGGACCACTTTCATGATgcatttatggtgcttttacaGTCTTTTGTGGTGAAATGATAGAGCCCCATCTTGGCAAAGCCTTATTTGTGGAAGTTGAAAGTCTTACATCCAGTGACGTTCTGTTGGAAATGTCAACTTTCCTTATAAAACACTGCACAGCACACAACCCAGACTCAACAGAGTAAAATCCCCATACACAAATATATGCTTTTATTTCATCAACTAATTCATGCTTCTCTTTCTGTTGAATCTTCCGAGATACATCATGGCTGACTGAGCAGATGTTCCACCAGATGCTCTTGTTGCATCTTCAGGTACACTCATTCCCCTCAGTATCTATCATTATTATCTATCATCAACTACAGTAATGTAATAAGGGCCTAAAGTTCATATCTCTGTTAAAAAAGACTTCTCACCTTAAAGAATTATGGTGAGTACCTGCAATCTCATCTACAGTGGCCCCAGAaagtattttgacatttaagtCAGACTTAAAAATGTAGGAATGtcttttgttttaaagtatGTAGAAATATCAAAGCATTTGCTGGAAAGAGATAGAGTATAGCACAAACATGCTTTTTCAAGCAAAACATGTCAAAAtcatttttgattaattaaatgataaatcaaTTAATGCTGTTCTATATAatgaactgacttcatacatcctGTAAAAATCACCTTGAGAATTGTTCACAAACTGCTCAGAAAAGTGCCATTAGTTCTGAGAGCTCTAGCATTATATGTTTCCAGATACCACTTggataatattttgtatataaattcagtgcatttgCATTGTCATGCAATGGCATTTTTACACGTGACTCGAGTGTCCAAAAGTATCCAAATacttttggggccactgtatactgtatgtagaTGTTCAAACCcacaaaagaaaacaagcagTAATTAATTCCCTTTTGTTTGTGCTTCTTTATTTTTCTGGTCCCTcacataatatttattgaataaaCACTGTATCTGCAGTAAAGTTGTAAACGCAGAGTGTTTGACAAgaacatttttgtaaaggttaaTGCTCTGTGTTTTGAATGTGCTCAAGATTCTAAAAGTGCTTTTATAGTATTATGTATTGCTAAAGCAAATGGCAATAAATTATCAGAGGAAATATAGACACTGACAGAAAAACAAGGGCTGTACAGGGGCTTTCATTAGTGCTGATAATACACATAGATTTTACATACAGGATATATGTTTTCAGTTAGATGATGAAATGCATATATTAAGGTTTTCGAGTGCCATCAACacttgaaaaacaaaacagagtaAAACAAAGCACCGATCGACACCCCCAAACCCCCACCCCCCTcacaaaaaaatagcttttaGAAATGATCACATTTAGGACTTATTCACTGTGCTTCAATAAGGTATAGCTCTGTTCTTGATGAAAAGATCTCAATCACATTTAATATGAAGGTAGTTTATATCATCAGACATGCATTATGCACTTTACTCTGTTATACCAGGTTACATCACTGGCAAGTCGGTTAACTATGAATGTCCTTCGTCCCGAATTGTTTTCCGATTTGTAAAAGGCTTTTGTGCTGCTATGTAATTTGGAAGAGCGGATAGTGTCGCCTCTTTAGCTGTGTCCAGGCCTTTTCCTTCTTTGGATGAGAATCCCGTACAATGTATAACCAGTTCAAGACATTTATGTCTGCATTTCGACACTGTACCATTAAAGCCACAGCCAGACATAAAAATGGCCATATTGATGATTTGGTCTGTCTTGAATTCAATAAAAAGTCCACAGAAAGCAGTAGAGAGAGCATGTGTGAGAATAGTGGGACGTCCTCCCTGCTTCATGTGTCAGCTTATAGTCCTGTACACAAAGTCACTACAGGAGCCAGATCATACAGGGGAAGGGAGACGATTGAAGGTTTGGATGCACACTAAAGATTACCTGATTAAGACTGAGAGAAATCGATAGTTAAagggagagttcacccaaaaatgaaagttctgtcatcttttactcacccttgtgtcgttccaaacatgcATGGCTTTCTTCCATTGAACACGAAAAAGGAAATTTAAGAATCATAAACGTGCAAAAGAACCATAAAAGCTTCATAAATGTGGTCCATATGACTAGTGCACTGAATTCCAAGTCTTATAAAGCCATCCAATAgatttgtatgaaaaaaaaaatagctcaaatttgcattgttttttacTGAAAAGTTTTACATTCACCCTGGGTGAATATTTGGCATGTTAATGCAATATGTAATGATATCTAATTCATAAACAAATTGTTTGCTTgaatctttttgaagaattagTTGATCCACAAAATCAGTCCGAATGTTTCATTCATGAGTTCGACTTATGGTTATGATTCTAAAATTCACACAGTTAATATATGATCTCATATGACTTCCCTTATAAGACTTGGAATACACCTCAGAAGTCAAATTGACAATTTCAATGAGATTTTTTGTTTGCATGGACAAGTTTGGTCAGtacaattctttaaaaaaaattctccttttgtgttccctgGGTGAAATAAGTCATATGGGTCTTAAAACGGGATGAtaagtaaatcatgacagaagttttattttttgggcATACTGTTCCTTTAAGGTGAGGGACTTATGTACATTATCAAGGAGTCAGTTACGCGTTGAGTGGTGCGACCATGGATCCAGCTTCCTACATCACACTGCACTTCGCCTTCAGCTTGTCTGCACGTCTCTGCTTGCTGGAGCGCATGTTCAGACTCATATCCCGCTTCTTATCCAGGTTCAGGAGCTCCTGAAAAAGCTCCTTCACGTTGGAGTTGGTCTTGGCTGATGTTTCCATGAATGCACATTTCCAGATGTTTGCCTGAGCTTCGCCCTCCTTGGTCTCAACCTCGCGCTGGGTCTCGTCGCTCTTGTTGCCCACAAGCATGATGGGGATGTTCTCCACGTTACCTTTGATGGCCAGCACTTGCTGGTAGATGGGCTTCAGCTCCTCCAGCGACTGTCTGCTGGTGATGGAGTAGACCAGGATGAAGGCATGGCCCTTGGAGATGGACAGACGCTGCATAGCAGGGAACTGGTGGCTGCCAGTGGTGTCGGTGATCTCCAGTGTGCATACGCTCTTGTCGCAGCTGATGACCTGTCGGTATGTGTCCTCCACCGTCGGGATGTAGGTGTCCCTGAAGGTGCCCTTAACGAAGCGCAGAACCAGGGAGCTCTTGCCCACGCCCCCTGCTCCAAAGACCACCACCCGGTAATCATTACTCTGCTCTGGCATGCTGCTCAGGTTTATCGGGGTATGTGGCGGTTAAGAAGATTATTCCCTGagatctgaaaaaagaaaagggtTTCATTTGCTACACATCCACGTAAGAAGCATATACAATATAAATTTGTCCTCTGAGGTGAACATTCAAACACAAATAATAGAGATTCTGAAAACATTCTCATTGCCAAACAtcaaaccagaaaaaaaaaaaaatctattatatGTATCTATTATGTCTATTCCAATCAATCTATTAGCAAGGAAATGAAGACCAGCACTGGTACATCTCCAAGTGACCTTCTACATTAATACACCatagtgttgtagtcaagaccacctaatCCGAGACCAAGTCAATaccaagaccagtgtgtgttaagaccaagactttgaggGGTGGAGACCAAGAAAAGACCAAGACCAAGACCAAGAAAATGCGAGACTGAGTCAAGCCCAAGACCAGATCAGCACTCAAATTCATCTTAaagacacacatttatgtcttaatgttttatttttaatcaataaatacaatttgaataataagacactatatagaGCTGTTAACAATCAATGAAATCACTAACAACAAAATTCAGTTGTACTGCAGAGGTGGCacagaagttgcatctgaattggtaaaaaaaaattacaaatgtctaaacaatgttttatttattgaacGTTTGTATAAAATtgatatcacatttgcaattgtgcttaaatttgtgaaaacagctctcttgttgtatttatatatatttaataattatatcatatgttataatataaaaatccaGATCTCACTACCTTTTtgcaatatcttttttttttgttttttgttttttttgtttttgtttttttgtgagcATTAGTATAATCCCTCAAAAATTTCTGACCCTGCacaacagtataaataaatcaaattcaaaataattgaataattaatgatgttaataattaacattaatgatgtTAATAAATCAGACGATGCATTGACAATTTAGTGAAATCCTTACAATTGTGGTCTTCACCAGTCATGAAATAAAATCCAGAGTCTTCTTAgtttgagaccaagacaagaccaagtaCAAATGCAGTCAAGACCAAGACAAGATCAAGACCTTCAAAAAAACGGTCTTAAGACCGGTATCAAGACCAAAACCGGTCTTGAGTACTACAACACCACTACAATGCCTGTTTGAATATCATCCAATAGTGGATTTTGCCCATACCGACAAGTAAGGTAGGAAAACGGGCAGATAACCAATAGATCAGtgattgtttttaaaatcaataatatatattaaaatgttaatagtGAATAAATCGAAATCCACTCAGTGTATAATAGTGCCAAACtgttttaacagttttattaactaattaaaatgttttataattattaaataaaaaattaaaataaattcaaaatgacTATGTTTCATCACTCAAACactaatttcattttttattttattgtcattttaaatatatttaatgatatAAAATGGATTTTAGATCAAATCTAAATGTCATTTTAGAACGGCATCATATATTTTATCTATGCGCTTCTCATAAACAGTATACTGTGCTTATGTTtgagatttatatattttatcattctcactttttacacatttacattttttggggctcattattaactataattatagtgtactattccaaaaagcattaaaaaaaatcaatatgcgCATGTCCCTTTCATGTGAATGTCACATTTTACCCTAAAATGAAAGGAAATCCTAATAAGTACTAccacaatgtgtttttgcattaGGGCAATGAGAATTTTggggaaaaatgttttaaaaagtcatttgggTTTTTCCCCTATCCCAGCTTAACCTGCAGAAATGGTTTAAAGTAAACCACTTGTAGGCTGATTCCACCAAATATGTAAACACTGTGGCTCTGTGGCACTATCAAAGCATagatctgtttgtttgagcaccTAGACTAGCACAATATAGCAACATCGACACAATCAATATTGTGCATTTGTGGACATACTGTAGATGGGGAAGTGTCTGAAATGATGGTAGTGATGGTAGTGGCACAGAAACTACACATTTCACCTCAAATTTGTAAGGACATAATATTGCAATACTAAAACAAAAGTCTTAAAAATAGACTTAATTATCTTAAAGTACAATATAATTTCTGATTTCTTTATCTTAATTTAGGGCTGAAATATGAAGTGCTTGACATTTTTCATGAGATCTACACATGACATCATTGGTAACAGGGATGCCTGACAAAGAAAAGgatgtagaaacaattttcactgaGAAATCTCTATAgatttgtgtgtgcatttttgtgacatatcaggacacaaatttgtataatgacatgggtatgacataggtattacaaggagagggtggcTTATGAGGACATtgccccatgtccccatttttcaaaaggcttataaatcatacagaatgagtttttttgagaagaaaaaatgtgcacagtttcctgtgatgggtaggtttaggggtaggggtagtgtaggtttgtacagtataaaaaccattatgcctatggaatgtccccacaattcacaaaaacaaacctgtgtgtgtgtgcgtgtgtgtgtgtgtgtgtgtgtgtgtgtacattagTGTACGCCACTGTATGTCTGTGTGCCTTTGTGAATTGAGTAGTACGGTCTCTGCTGCCATCAGCATCAAGGTCATCTATTAATGACTCATTTATCTTGCTGTGAAGCAGCCGTTGGACTCAGTCTCCTGTGGAAAGCAAGTTCACACCAGATATTTCTGGCACCTTACTGAATATTTGCAGCATTCAGAGACAGGGGCCACTTCCTTACAGCCTCAAAAGAAATTTATCTAAATGCCTAATTTTCACAAGATAGATCAATATACACACACCAGACCAATGCGGTCTGATTAACAGAGAGTTTTTAAGAGCTTGAAAATGCTCTGTGGGTCACACATCTACTTCAGCCCCAGAGGAAATTTCAGCAGTACATCTGAATTAGCGGTAATGATTACTATCACTCAGATGAACAGAGACCAGATGAGCCATACTAAAGACTTCCTCTTTGGTTTGCTGGCAGCATAAAATGAGTGGAAAGCAAGTTTTGAatatttaagatgttttgttgttctaTGTGCATGGAACCAAAGTCAAGCTTTTATAAAACTGACTCATACATATTATATTCCATcatttttctcttattttcagacattttaTGAAGAGGCTTAGTAGATTATGTCCAATAGAGGTAATGCACAGGACTGTGAGAGATGTGACATGCTGTTTGAGAACAATGGAACAGGGATATGAAAGATAAATGCCAGATCAATGATAAATAAATGGCTGGGTGAGGTACCATTTCTGTCCTCTCCACAGACACAACAACCAattttctgatttttaaaatactctATCAATATGAAGCTACGAGATTTCAGACATATGCACAGTTTAGAGTTACAATGTAACATTTTGTAAAGTAGACCATctttaaatattgatttgatgAGCCAAAGATCAGAATTTAATTGTTTTGTGCCAGTTCTACCCTGTTGGTAGATTGTAGTAACTACACCGCTTTCTCCATTcgataaacataaaatgtagCCATGTATTCCTATAAATTCTTTGCAAGCTATATATAAATAGTTCAGTCAAGAAACTCTTCAGAGCAGCTGATTGATTCTCTTAAAGCTGACCACTTTTTGACCAATCTATTTATTTGTTCTATTTATTCACCCAACTGCAGCGTGCCATGGGAATTTACCTtgccctccaccttccccagcaccacctgccGAGATCTGCTAGGGGTTCTCCCTACTTTCCTTGCAGCAGCTCTTACTGTATTCACTGTATTTATGTGCATGTTTCGCCAGTAGCCTCCACTCATGCAGCatgcatgaattaaaaaaaaagttttttaacatTGTGATGTCTGTCAGCATCGCCGATGGATGATGACATCGTCTATCAACCCAACCCTACTacttatgagataaaaagtcaaaatgacaaaaaatttaaattagaacataaaaagtcaaaattatgacataaaaagtcataatagAAAAAATtgactgtcataatttcaagtttttatgtaataataatggcttttaatttcataattatgacttttaatgtcatattttttacttttccaagaatgttataatttttaactttatgtcataattatgatttaccaaagcattttggcggaaacaggcttccatacaAGTGCCTTATTAGTAAGggccattcacaccaagaacattaactataaagataactattaCAATAACTACATCAGCATCCACACCAATGCACACTAACATTCTATTTATTATAAGCATATGCAGCAGTTGCGTCATCTGCCATTTTTAATGGTCAAGCTCTGATTGAAGCATtggctgtaaatgtttttatagttCATCAGTTCATTCTCATagaattaaaacaattattgaaactttatagttattgttatagttattgtccttaGTGTAAACGGGTCTCTtattaatgtgtatatatacacacacattggtGTATATTATCATATTGGTGCTGGCTCTGTTTCATAAAGCATCAAACTACTCGAAACTGTggattacagtgattttaccatggTTAATATTCCACAGCCTCTGTCTGCTTGGTTATGGTGCACGGTACCCACTGAGGCACCGCAGTAGATGATATCGCATTCGTTTTCTGCTGGTTTGTACCAGTTTGCATGATGTCAGTATATAATAGGCCTTTGAACACCTAAGCTGTATTAGAGATTCTCCTTGAGCCACTTAGGGACATCTCAGTTGTGCATCGTTTTTGGGACTCTGGGAATTCTTTGGTTACTGTGGAAACAGACCTCGAGGGCATGTATAGGGTGATTGCGAGAATAAGCAAAAACAAGAATGAGAGAATGTCATCAGAGATACTGaagaaagagggaaaaaaatgatttctaaTGTTGCATGTCATCTTTCTGTCAGTTACCCTAGTAACCAACTGGCAAACAGTGGGTTTAATTTACGTCACTGCAGCCTATTCATACACTGAGGTGAAAGAAACTATTTATAGTGAAAGGAAAAAATGTAATCTCAGATAAGTTtagattttcttttatattcatACACAACATAATTTACTGATCCacactgattatttaaaaaaaaaaaaaaaaaaaaaaaaaaacttcaaatcTACAGCTATTTCCCCTGAGGTGAAGAAATGTGTAACTGAGGTGGTCTGCAGGAGACATGCAAACGTCTATAGCATGTGATGTCTAAAAATACCACAACCCACCAACTCAATTCTTACTCAAGCTCCTTGAAATCTCTGATGGAATGCAGATCTGAGATGGTCCGCATCTCTTAATAAACGGGGTTTGCTGTTACAACTGGCGTTAATATTGCGCGTAAAGCTGTAATTAGGCAACATACAAAACAAGCATCCTGTTATTTTCTCTCAGCCAGTTGGGTAATAAAGCACATATAGGCCATGAAACCTGAATGAGCATTTCGAAGCAATGAGAGGCCGTGGATAACAGAACATGCTATTTAAAATTTCGTTTAACTTAATCATATGTCGCGTTCACATTCATACGGAAACAAATAAGATCATCAGAGCTTCATTCACACAAATTCGCACTGAACGAAGCGTCATTTCTAGGAAGGAAGAGAACGATTTTTTACGCGTGAAGTCGTTAATCGCTTTTTTTGTCGCCAAACAGGCGATGAATAACAAAATGCAAAGGCTCCTCAAAGTCATTACGTTGCTGTGCGCCGAAAGATGCTATTGCGGTCCGTCACACGAAATTCTACAAGGACGCGCGTCAAAGACATGAGCGTATCGATACATGAAAGCCGCATTTCTCTAAACGCTTTACATACTAAAACAATTATGTATATATAGCTAGTGAAAGCGATGTATTCTTACCTGGCGACTGTGTTGCAACGTCCCAAATCTTGTTAGTCATAAATTACAGGAAGCATTAGGAGATCAGATACACGACAAATGTCTTACACTCTCTGCCGTACCAGTCCCGTTTCATTTTCTCGTGTTATTTGCATGGCGTAAATCGAGTGATGTCGCTGAAAATGCTGTTATTGCTCTTCGGGCGGGCGGGCGCGCGCGCTCCAGCTGTCCTACCACGTCCTCTCTGACGCACGCAAGCACGCGATATGCGGCTCACCCCCGCGTCCTGTGTCCCGTTACACGACGAGAACAAAAACCCCACCTGCTCTATACCGTTAAACTGTTCTCCATCTACGCCATGTTGATCATACAACATTGTTCCGTCACTATAAGGGGGATGTTACATTAATAAAACACCATTTTGTCCTCTGTTGGCACACACTGGGGATGGATGGAGGCACTGGaatgatataaaaatagaataaaactttaaaatagctATAAGAAAATATCTTACTTTATCAAATATAAGAAATAAACGGATTAAAATTCAGATAGGTTATTTAAACGAGCTAAGTACGCACCTGAAATATATTATTCTATAAATGGCACTATATGGTTAAGAATATGTTGAGTCCAAACGGTTATATATGGTTGAATCATCACTATACAACACATTATTTTGAGATTGTGGATCAGATGCCATGTGTGCACCTGCCGATGTAATCAGGTTGTATAAATTAAGCATTACCTAACGcatttagtatatatatatatatatatatatatatatatattatactatatatatatatatatatatatatatatatatatatatatatatataatatactatactatactatattatatatatgtatatatatatatatatatatatatatatatatatatatataaacaatcaGCTATAAATATTTTAGAACAACAGACTCCCTAAGCGTTTCCACACCACTTATAAGGTGTGCTCATCTTGGCGTCAGGATGACCACTTATATTCAGTGGTGTATTAGTATTTGTCTCCCTCCAATGGTTTTCTGATGAATCGACAAAGCAATCATTTCACAGTATAAGTGAAGCCTTCATATAAAACTTTCAAAACAGCATGCAGTGTTGGAGAgatgttattatttatataggTAATGAAAACACATGTAACATGTAGGCCTATATCTCAAGTACTCGAGTTTGACATGAAGTATTAAtgttactaaaaaataaataaataaaaactcattGGCATCACACATCAAATGGTCACTGCCCCTTAACACTCAA
It includes:
- the diras1a gene encoding GTP-binding protein Di-Ras1a; protein product: MPEQSNDYRVVVFGAGGVGKSSLVLRFVKGTFRDTYIPTVEDTYRQVISCDKSVCTLEITDTTGSHQFPAMQRLSISKGHAFILVYSITSRQSLEELKPIYQQVLAIKGNVENIPIMLVGNKSDETQREVETKEGEAQANIWKCAFMETSAKTNSNVKELFQELLNLDKKRDMSLNMRSSKQRRADKLKAKCSVM